In the Anaeromusa acidaminophila DSM 3853 genome, one interval contains:
- a CDS encoding Mini-ribonuclease 3: MKFSQFQFLKERLLQDAGGEPALTEAAHPLVLAYVGDAYYTLYVRLRLLEKEQRQVRVVHEAGMRLVSAVYQSKAYEALKEDLTEAEGTVARRGRNTKASVPKSASVKEYRQSTALEALFGYLLLSGQEERLEQLAKQSFEIAFAALQAGKEGKDECK; the protein is encoded by the coding sequence ATGAAATTTTCGCAGTTTCAGTTTTTAAAAGAGCGCTTGCTTCAAGACGCCGGGGGCGAACCGGCCTTGACTGAGGCGGCTCATCCTTTGGTTTTGGCGTATGTAGGAGACGCATACTACACTCTTTATGTAAGACTGCGTCTGCTTGAAAAAGAACAGCGCCAGGTGCGGGTGGTGCACGAAGCGGGTATGCGGTTGGTTTCGGCTGTATATCAGTCTAAAGCCTATGAGGCGTTGAAAGAAGACTTAACAGAAGCGGAAGGAACCGTAGCCAGAAGGGGGCGGAACACGAAAGCCTCCGTGCCGAAAAGCGCCAGTGTCAAGGAATACCGCCAGAGCACGGCGTTAGAGGCTTTGTTTGGCTATTTACTGCTATCCGGGCAGGAGGAACGCCTGGAGCAATTGGCGAAGCAATCTTTTGAGATTGCTTTTGCCGCTTTGCAGGCCGGAAAGGAAGGAAAAGACGAATGCAAGTAA
- the thyX gene encoding FAD-dependent thymidylate synthase, translating to MQVKLMQYTPEPERTVAMAARLCYSAVGAEELAEKMSQSQVAGLVSKIVELGHLSTLEHVNFTFAVEGISRVLSHQLVRHRIASYSQQSQRYVGEHDFEAIVPPTIAARPEAAQKFTALMAQIRTAYEELTDLGVPKEDARYVLANATETKVVITMNARTLLHFFSLRCCMRAQWEIRAMAEAMLKEARQAAPLLFAKAGPTCLSAGYCSEGKMSCGRAKPLPAQS from the coding sequence ATGCAAGTAAAATTGATGCAATATACTCCGGAACCGGAACGGACGGTAGCCATGGCGGCCCGCCTGTGCTACTCGGCTGTCGGCGCAGAGGAACTGGCGGAGAAAATGAGCCAGTCTCAAGTGGCAGGCCTTGTGAGCAAGATTGTCGAGCTGGGGCATTTGTCAACGTTGGAACATGTAAACTTTACCTTTGCAGTGGAGGGAATCTCAAGGGTTTTGAGCCACCAATTGGTGCGTCATCGTATTGCTTCCTACTCGCAGCAGTCGCAGCGTTACGTGGGAGAACATGATTTTGAAGCCATTGTCCCGCCAACCATTGCGGCGCGTCCGGAAGCTGCGCAAAAGTTTACGGCCTTGATGGCGCAGATACGCACTGCTTATGAAGAATTGACCGACTTGGGGGTTCCTAAAGAAGATGCGCGGTATGTGCTGGCTAATGCAACGGAAACAAAAGTGGTCATTACCATGAACGCTCGTACGTTGTTACATTTTTTTTCGCTGCGTTGCTGTATGCGGGCGCAGTGGGAGATTCGGGCGATGGCGGAAGCGATGTTGAAAGAAGCGCGCCAGGCGGCGCCGCTGCTTTTTGCTAAAGCAGGGCCTACTTGCCTATCGGCCGGCTATTGCAGTGAAGGCAAAATGAGCTGCGGGCGGGCCAAACCGTTACCGGCGCAAAGTTAA
- a CDS encoding PfkB family carbohydrate kinase has product MGTVAVVGTVFVDCKGFAQKAYNPQGRNLGHIEFFHGGVARNVAENLAHLGTQVRFVSTVDESALAEDVCSRLRAAGVDMQCVPAVGRGMGMWLAVLGANGDLLGSISQMPDLTALSELIQEQGTALLEKTQHVVLELDLNAALTLRVLELAAEQGVPVHGIPGNLSVILEKPDILPKLASFICNDVEAGRLLKRELSVLEPEEIARYLRAYVDAQGLQSMVITLGARGAVYYDAVRQDMGYQPVFRTDVVDSTGAGDAFFSGTVYGLAAGKPLGQAVVCGTQVAAWTIACAENTCPDLPKRKGASALFRK; this is encoded by the coding sequence ATGGGAACTGTGGCCGTAGTTGGCACTGTATTTGTTGACTGTAAAGGCTTTGCGCAAAAAGCCTATAATCCCCAAGGGCGCAATTTGGGACACATAGAGTTTTTTCATGGCGGCGTGGCGCGAAATGTCGCGGAAAATTTAGCGCATTTGGGAACGCAAGTACGTTTTGTCAGTACCGTTGACGAAAGCGCTCTAGCGGAGGACGTATGCAGCCGCCTGCGGGCTGCTGGGGTTGATATGCAATGCGTACCGGCAGTAGGCCGGGGCATGGGAATGTGGCTGGCTGTTTTGGGGGCGAATGGCGATCTCTTGGGATCTATTTCCCAGATGCCGGATTTAACGGCTCTGAGCGAGCTGATACAAGAACAGGGAACTGCGTTGCTGGAAAAGACGCAGCATGTGGTGCTGGAGCTAGACTTGAATGCAGCCTTGACGCTGCGGGTGCTGGAATTGGCCGCAGAGCAAGGGGTGCCGGTGCATGGTATTCCGGGCAACTTGTCTGTTATTTTGGAAAAACCCGATATTTTGCCGAAGTTAGCTTCCTTTATTTGCAATGACGTTGAGGCAGGCAGACTGCTGAAGCGGGAATTGTCGGTGCTGGAACCGGAAGAAATCGCCCGATATCTTCGCGCGTACGTGGACGCCCAGGGGCTGCAGTCCATGGTCATTACGCTGGGCGCTCGAGGGGCGGTTTATTATGATGCAGTGCGCCAAGACATGGGATATCAGCCTGTCTTTAGGACCGATGTGGTTGATTCCACCGGTGCTGGGGACGCCTTTTTCTCCGGCACGGTCTATGGCTTGGCTGCGGGAAAACCCTTGGGGCAGGCAGTTGTCTGCGGTACCCAGGTTGCGGCTTGGACCATTGCGTGCGCAGAAAACACCTGCCCTGATTTGCCGAAAAGAAAAGGAGCTTCGGCGCTTTTTAGAAAGTGA